Below is a genomic region from Geoglobus acetivorans.
CAATCTTGCTGTTTGGGGGAAAAATTTATCATATATCTTAGTAGCTTAGAATGTTTATGGACTTCAAGGATGATTTTAACGACCTGAGCTTAGATAACGGTGAGCGAAGTATCGATGAATTTGATATAATGTTTGTCATATCAATACTCTTAAGCTTGCTAATCTTTGCATATATTCAGCTTTCATCCTGATAACATCTGAAAAGGATACATTGGTGAGGATAAATTATAAATTCATTATCGGGTCTGAGTGTGAGAGGGATTGGACATGAGTGTTGAGAGACTGTTTCTGCACGAGAAGGCTGTGGACATCATAGTGAAGATCTACGAGGCGGAGAAAAACGGAGAACTGGCTTACCCGCTCAGTATATCCAGAGAGGTTGGCTCGCCTTACAGCTACATTTCCAAGGTTCTGGGAATTTTTGAAGATAATGCACTTGTGGAAAGCGAGTTCGAGGGTAGGATCAGAAAGGTAAAGCTGACGGATGATGGCAAAAAAGTTGCAGAGCTTTTGATTCAGCTGAAGGGTTTACTCAACAGAGATTTTGTTGCAAGAAAAAGATTGAAAATTATCGAAGATGTTTTCATGAGTCTCGACGGTCACAGGGGTGAAAAAGCCCTGAGAATCCTCTTGCCCCTGAAAGCCGAACTTGAGAGAGTTGAGAGCGATGATAGGGAGGTAATCGAAAGAGTTGAAGAACTGAGAAAGAGAATTGAGGAGATCATAAATGCCCAGTAGCAGTTTGGTTGATTCACTTAATTCTCTCGATTCGAAAAGGGATTTTGTCATAAATACTCTCTCGAGGTTAATTGAAATCAAAGCACTATCTCCCGAAAATGGTGGCAATGGTGAATGGGACAAGGCAGAGTATGTTGAAGGGCTGCTGGATTTTGCAGATGAAGTCAGGAGATATGATGCTGAAGATGAAAGGGCAAAAAACGGATTGAGGCCTAACATTGTGGCGAAAATAAAGGGCAAGAGCAGCAGAACTCTTTGGGTTGTAACTCACCTTGATGTTGTCCCTGAGGGCGATCTCTCTCTATGGGAAAGCAATCCCTTCAAAGCCAGAGTGGAGGGAGACAGGATTTATGGCAGGGGTGCTGAGGATAATGGCCAGGCAATAGTTTCAACTCTGCTTGCAGGAATGTTTCTTGCAGAAAATGAGCCTGACATCAGTTTCGGGATGGTTTTTGTTTCGGATGAAGAGACCGGCAGTGATTATGGTATTCAGCACCTGATTAAAGAAGGGGTTTTTGGAAGAAATGATCTTTTTGTCGTTCCTGATGCTGGCAGTCCTGATGGCTCTCTGATAGAAGTGGCTGAGAAAACGATTCTCTGGCTCAAGTTTGAAATATTTGGTAAACAGGGACACGCCTCAAGACCAGACACGTCATTTAACGCAAGCAGAAGAGCCATGAAGATGCTGCTGGAACTGGATGAGCTTCTCCATAAAAAATACGATTACAGAAATGAATTATTTGAGCCGCCCTATTCCACTTTTGAACCCACCCGAAGGGAGAAAAATGTTGATAACGTGAACACCATACCAGGACTGGATGTGAGTTACATGGATTGCAGGATTCTGCCGGATTACGACGTTGATGAAGTAATTGAGTTTCTGGAAAACTATTTCGAGAGAAAGAGGAGTGAAGATGGGTACGACTGCAGAATGGAAGTTGTTCAGAAATCGTGGTCACCACCTACAAATGAGGATGCTGAGATTGTTTCAAAGCTCAAAAAAGCGATAATGGATGTTAGGGGAATCAAAGCAAGAGCGATAGGTATTGGAGGGAATACCTGTGCATCGTTCTTCAGGAGAGCTGGCTTTGAAACTGCAGTGTGGAACACGAGTGATGAGACAGCACATCAGCCGAACGAATATGCCAGGATTTCGAATATAATTGAGGATGCCAAGGTTTTTGCATATCTTGCTTTTGAGAGGTGATGTGATTGTTTTATGATATCAGAGAAAAACCATTCATAATCTTCTGGGAATTAACGAGAGCCTGCATGCTTGCTTGCAGACACTGCAGAGCCAGAGCGATAAGGAAGAGAAATCCAGACGAGCTTACGACCGATGAGGCTTTTGGTGTAATCGAGCAGATAAAGGAGTTTGGCAGACCATATCCGCTCGTCGTTTTTACAGGTGGAGATCCTCTGATGAGGGAAGATGTCTTTGATATTGTTGAATATGCAACTTCCAGCGGTATCAGAGCAGCAATAGCTTTCAGTGGAACAAAGCTTGCTACGAAAGAAAGACTTGGGAAGCTAAAGGATGC
It encodes:
- a CDS encoding M20 family metallo-hydrolase; this translates as MPSSSLVDSLNSLDSKRDFVINTLSRLIEIKALSPENGGNGEWDKAEYVEGLLDFADEVRRYDAEDERAKNGLRPNIVAKIKGKSSRTLWVVTHLDVVPEGDLSLWESNPFKARVEGDRIYGRGAEDNGQAIVSTLLAGMFLAENEPDISFGMVFVSDEETGSDYGIQHLIKEGVFGRNDLFVVPDAGSPDGSLIEVAEKTILWLKFEIFGKQGHASRPDTSFNASRRAMKMLLELDELLHKKYDYRNELFEPPYSTFEPTRREKNVDNVNTIPGLDVSYMDCRILPDYDVDEVIEFLENYFERKRSEDGYDCRMEVVQKSWSPPTNEDAEIVSKLKKAIMDVRGIKARAIGIGGNTCASFFRRAGFETAVWNTSDETAHQPNEYARISNIIEDAKVFAYLAFER